A section of the Pithys albifrons albifrons isolate INPA30051 chromosome 4, PitAlb_v1, whole genome shotgun sequence genome encodes:
- the PPDPFL gene encoding pancreatic progenitor cell differentiation and proliferation factor-like protein, which produces MASVPSAGCLLAKNQYYRTRLNSESSVSSSSSCCSDAVNVTDQEKAFHGLPDLIDKYWWIKSFFHSEPSPSTVGRKTLSASSTNS; this is translated from the exons ATGGCCTCCGTACCCTCCGCCGGCTGCCTCCTGGCCAAGAACCAGTACTACAGAA CAAGGCTGAACTCTGAGTCCAGTGtttcttccagctcctcctgctgttcAGATGCTGTGAATGTTACAGACCAGGAAAAAGCCTTTCATG GGTTACCTGACTTAATTGATAAATATTGGTGGATAAAGAGCTTTTTCCATAGTGAACCATCTCCATCAACTGTTGGCAGAAAAACACTATCAGCAAGCAG TACCAACAGTTGA